From Acidiphilium acidophilum, the proteins below share one genomic window:
- the recQ gene encoding DNA helicase RecQ yields MASLEPTRHAQPIQTTASDQPRRILNTVFGLPGFRGDQQEIIEHVVAGGDAIVLMPTGGGKSLCYQIPALCRSGVAIVVSPLIALMRNQVDILRQLDVRVATLNSSLSGSERFKAKAALRDGRLDLLYVAPERLMMPDFLEMLDGAEVALLAIDEAHCVSQWGHDFRPEYLQLGELAARFPGVPRIALTATADRQTREDIRRRLKLDTARLFLSSFDRPNIRYAILPKTEPRRQLMSFLKTRQGESGIVYCLSRKSVDETAAGLQASGIRALPYHAGLDSAIRSHHQDAFLKEDGLVLVATIAFGMGIDKPDVRFVAHLDLPGSLEAYYQETGRAGRDGLPAETLLLYGMQDLVLRRSMIDQSQSPIEVKRIERAKLEALLGVCETASCRRQAILAHFGERMAEPCGNCDTCLAPVETWDGTVAAQKAMSAVFRTNQRFGVGHLIDILLGANTEKMRRFGHSRLPTFGVGKEFGKPVWSSVFRQLIVQGAVEIDHDHFGAIKLTALGRDILHGKAAISFRRDRATRTATAAVAKKSERIELGKRDAQLFAMLKAERTYLAKSQNVPPYVIFQDDTLAAIAVAHPHSLAELEGIPGIGRTKIDRYGMAILDVIAAFERPDDADASTGPK; encoded by the coding sequence ATGGCGTCCCTCGAACCGACCCGGCATGCACAGCCCATCCAGACCACGGCGTCCGACCAGCCGCGCCGGATCCTGAACACGGTCTTTGGCTTACCGGGGTTCCGGGGGGATCAGCAGGAGATCATCGAGCATGTCGTGGCGGGTGGCGATGCGATCGTGCTGATGCCGACCGGGGGCGGCAAATCCCTGTGCTACCAGATCCCGGCGCTTTGTCGGTCCGGGGTCGCGATCGTGGTCTCGCCGCTGATCGCCCTGATGCGCAATCAGGTCGATATTCTGCGCCAGCTCGATGTCCGGGTCGCAACGCTGAACTCTTCGTTGTCGGGCAGCGAGCGCTTCAAGGCGAAAGCCGCGTTGCGGGACGGTCGGCTCGACCTTCTCTATGTCGCGCCGGAGCGGCTGATGATGCCGGATTTCCTGGAGATGCTCGATGGCGCGGAGGTCGCGTTGCTGGCGATCGATGAGGCTCATTGCGTCAGTCAGTGGGGGCACGATTTCCGGCCGGAATATCTTCAGCTCGGTGAACTCGCGGCGCGGTTTCCCGGGGTACCGCGGATCGCCCTGACCGCGACGGCGGATCGCCAGACCCGCGAGGATATCCGCCGTCGCCTCAAACTCGATACGGCCCGGCTGTTTCTGTCGAGCTTTGATCGACCGAATATCCGCTACGCCATATTGCCCAAGACCGAGCCCCGGCGGCAACTGATGAGCTTCCTGAAAACCCGTCAGGGTGAGAGTGGCATCGTCTACTGCCTCAGTCGCAAATCCGTCGATGAGACCGCAGCGGGATTGCAGGCGAGCGGGATCCGGGCGTTGCCCTATCATGCCGGGCTCGATAGCGCGATCCGATCGCACCACCAGGATGCCTTCCTCAAGGAAGACGGGCTGGTTCTGGTGGCGACGATCGCGTTCGGTATGGGGATCGACAAGCCGGATGTGCGGTTTGTCGCGCATCTCGATCTGCCGGGTAGTCTGGAGGCGTATTATCAGGAGACCGGCCGGGCGGGGCGCGACGGGTTACCTGCCGAGACGCTTCTGCTCTACGGCATGCAGGATCTGGTGCTGCGACGATCGATGATCGACCAGAGCCAGTCCCCGATCGAGGTCAAGCGGATCGAGCGGGCGAAGCTGGAGGCGTTGCTCGGGGTTTGCGAGACGGCGTCATGTCGCCGTCAGGCGATCCTGGCGCATTTCGGGGAGCGGATGGCCGAACCCTGCGGCAATTGCGACACCTGTCTGGCACCGGTCGAGACCTGGGACGGCACCGTGGCGGCACAGAAGGCGATGTCGGCGGTGTTTCGAACCAATCAGCGTTTCGGGGTGGGGCATCTGATCGACATTCTGCTCGGTGCGAATACCGAGAAGATGCGCCGGTTCGGGCATAGCCGGCTGCCGACCTTCGGCGTGGGCAAGGAGTTCGGCAAGCCGGTCTGGAGTTCGGTCTTTCGCCAGTTGATCGTCCAGGGAGCGGTCGAGATCGACCATGATCATTTCGGGGCGATCAAGCTGACCGCGTTGGGCCGCGATATCCTGCACGGCAAGGCGGCGATTTCGTTCCGGCGCGACCGGGCGACCCGAACGGCAACGGCCGCTGTTGCGAAGAAGAGCGAGCGGATCGAGCTGGGCAAACGCGACGCCCAGCTGTTCGCGATGTTGAAGGCCGAACGCACCTATCTCGCGAAAAGCCAGAACGTGCCGCCCTACGTGATTTTTCAGGATGACACGCTCGCCGCGATCGCCGTTGCGCATCCGCATAGTCTGGCCGAGCTGGAAGGGATACCCGGGATCGGCAGGACGAAGATCGACCGGTACGGAATGGCGATCCTCGATGTCATCGCGGCATTCGAACGCCCCGATGATGCCGATGCGAGTACCGGCCCGAAGTAA
- a CDS encoding Tn3 family transposase, which produces MGYRRILTEDQIVLLFDPPTDQRGLIRHYTLSAADLALIRRGRGDHHRLGYALMLCYLRHPGRVLRAGEIPDPSLVSFVADQIDVLPDSLVSYLASEQNRRRHSASLLNRLGLRTFGPKAANELSAWLLPHAIENERLLDLAALAMEECRQRGIIVPAPARLERICIEVRHKARRETERRLTDGLSTNQRRGLDALTARRLETSQSWLAWLRQMPESAKPGSMLGLIERLAHVRAIGLAPARGHLVNQARLAQLAREAGRMTVQHIADYERRRRHATLTAIILDLAANLTDHAIDLFERLIGAMFRKAEGKHARDFQADGRAINEKVRLFARIGTALITARAGKGDPFAAIDKVMPWERFCTTVAEAEALARPEEFDPYQKLTEHYAGVRRWAPAFLEAFTFQGVAATTPLMRAIDTLRRINKAGATTLPKSAPTAFIRQRWVRHVLPGNGINRRYYELCVLAELCTRLRAGDVWVMGSRQYRAFEDRLISTETLQTMQGDSGIPLAVETDFERFIAERQTRLNERLAAVEARAKGGLLPDVTIDKGVLKITPIEKSTPPEAEAFAGRLYAMLPRIRITDLLSEVAGWTRFPECFTHLRTGELVDDPRVLIAGLLADRLNLGLTRMAEACSIASLGQLAWAADWHIRDETYALALRRLVDYQNREPLAAIFGSGLTSSSDGQFFRAGGFGRDASQFNAHYGHEPGIKFYTHLSGRYAPFHTKVIAATASEAIHVLDGLLDHHGEVMSRQHRHHTDGGGVSDHVFALCALLGFQFAPRIPDLKDRRLYSFAKATTYPTLGPMIAGRINIDLIRAHWTDILRIATSIRTGTVTASLIMRQLASYPRQNGVAAALRELGRLERTLFTLDWLEDPELRRESSQELNKGESRNSLARAVFIHRLGEIRDRTFENQKHRASGLNLVVTAIILWNTRYLGRAIDALRKVEDVQDAHLTHLSPIGWEHVNLTGDYIWGSQQKSTENPVGLRPLRPVPDTVSRAA; this is translated from the coding sequence GTGGGATATCGCCGAATACTGACCGAGGACCAGATCGTACTGCTGTTTGATCCGCCGACCGATCAGCGGGGTCTGATCCGCCATTATACCCTGTCGGCTGCGGACTTGGCGCTGATTCGACGCGGCCGTGGTGATCATCATCGCCTCGGCTACGCGCTGATGCTTTGCTATCTGCGCCATCCTGGCCGAGTGCTGCGAGCGGGTGAGATACCCGATCCATCTCTGGTTTCATTTGTTGCCGATCAGATCGACGTCTTGCCAGATTCACTCGTATCCTACCTGGCATCCGAACAAAATCGACGTCGTCATTCCGCGTCTTTGCTGAACCGCCTCGGGCTCCGGACATTTGGCCCCAAGGCCGCAAATGAACTGTCAGCCTGGCTGCTTCCCCATGCGATCGAGAACGAGCGTCTGCTTGATCTTGCCGCTCTGGCTATGGAGGAATGCCGGCAACGCGGCATCATTGTACCGGCGCCAGCGAGACTTGAGCGAATTTGCATCGAGGTACGACACAAAGCGCGGCGTGAAACTGAGCGTCGGCTGACCGACGGATTATCCACCAACCAACGACGCGGTTTGGATGCCCTGACAGCGCGGCGCCTGGAAACCAGTCAGAGCTGGCTGGCCTGGCTGCGCCAGATGCCGGAATCCGCAAAGCCTGGTTCGATGCTCGGATTGATCGAACGGTTGGCGCATGTGCGGGCGATCGGTCTCGCTCCGGCGCGGGGCCATCTCGTTAACCAAGCCCGTCTTGCACAGCTTGCCCGCGAGGCGGGACGCATGACGGTTCAGCATATCGCCGATTACGAACGCCGGCGACGCCACGCCACACTCACCGCCATCATCCTCGATCTGGCGGCTAACCTGACAGATCATGCCATTGATCTGTTCGAACGGTTGATTGGTGCGATGTTCCGGAAAGCCGAAGGCAAGCACGCTCGTGATTTCCAGGCTGATGGACGAGCGATCAACGAAAAGGTCCGGCTCTTTGCCAGGATCGGAACGGCCTTGATCACCGCGCGTGCCGGCAAGGGGGATCCCTTCGCGGCGATCGACAAGGTGATGCCCTGGGAGCGGTTCTGCACGACGGTCGCCGAAGCGGAGGCCCTGGCCCGGCCGGAGGAATTTGATCCATACCAAAAGTTGACCGAGCACTATGCTGGCGTCAGGCGATGGGCACCAGCCTTTCTCGAAGCTTTTACCTTCCAAGGCGTGGCCGCCACGACACCGCTGATGCGCGCCATAGATACGTTGCGCCGGATCAATAAAGCCGGTGCCACAACCCTGCCGAAATCCGCCCCGACCGCCTTCATCCGCCAGCGTTGGGTGCGCCATGTTTTGCCCGGGAACGGCATCAACAGGCGTTATTATGAACTCTGCGTGTTGGCGGAATTGTGCACGCGCCTACGCGCCGGTGATGTCTGGGTCATGGGCAGTCGGCAGTATCGGGCCTTCGAAGATCGTCTGATTTCCACGGAAACCCTGCAAACTATGCAAGGAGATTCCGGCATTCCGCTTGCCGTTGAGACCGATTTCGAACGGTTCATCGCGGAACGTCAGACCCGCCTCAATGAACGACTTGCCGCGGTTGAAGCCCGTGCCAAAGGCGGGTTGCTGCCCGACGTCACGATTGACAAAGGGGTTCTGAAAATCACGCCGATTGAGAAATCGACACCGCCCGAGGCCGAAGCATTCGCGGGCCGCCTGTATGCGATGTTGCCGCGTATACGGATCACCGATCTGTTGTCGGAGGTTGCCGGCTGGACCCGCTTCCCCGAGTGCTTCACCCATTTGCGGACAGGAGAGCTTGTTGATGATCCCAGAGTTCTCATCGCCGGCCTTCTGGCCGACCGGCTCAATCTGGGTCTGACCCGCATGGCCGAAGCGTGCAGTATCGCCAGCCTCGGTCAACTCGCCTGGGCGGCCGATTGGCATATTCGCGATGAGACTTACGCGCTGGCGTTGCGGCGCCTTGTCGATTATCAGAATCGCGAGCCGCTCGCCGCGATATTCGGCTCAGGATTAACCTCGTCCTCGGATGGACAATTCTTCCGGGCCGGTGGGTTCGGCCGCGATGCGAGTCAGTTCAACGCCCATTATGGCCATGAACCTGGCATCAAATTCTATACCCATCTCTCAGGTCGCTACGCGCCGTTCCATACCAAGGTTATCGCCGCGACCGCGAGCGAGGCGATCCATGTCCTCGACGGACTGCTCGATCATCACGGCGAAGTCATGTCACGCCAGCACCGCCACCATACCGATGGCGGAGGCGTATCGGATCACGTCTTCGCCTTGTGCGCCCTGCTCGGATTCCAGTTTGCACCAAGAATTCCCGACCTGAAAGATCGCCGCCTCTACAGCTTCGCCAAGGCCACGACCTACCCGACGCTCGGGCCGATGATCGCCGGCCGCATCAACATCGACCTGATCCGAGCGCACTGGACAGACATTCTGCGGATCGCCACGTCAATCCGCACCGGCACCGTGACCGCGTCGCTCATCATGCGCCAACTCGCCTCATATCCCAGACAAAACGGTGTCGCCGCAGCACTCCGGGAACTTGGCCGGCTCGAGCGCACGCTATTCACCCTCGACTGGCTGGAAGACCCCGAATTACGCCGCGAGAGCAGCCAGGAACTCAACAAGGGCGAATCTCGGAACAGCCTGGCGCGGGCGGTCTTCATCCACAGGCTCGGCGAAATCCGCGACCGGACATTCGAAAATCAGAAGCACCGCGCATCCGGCCTCAATCTGGTCGTCACCGCGATCATCCTCTGGAACACGCGCTATCTTGGCCGCGCCATCGACGCCTTGCGTAAGGTCGAAGATGTTCAAGATGCCCACCTTACTCACCTTTCCCCGATCGGCTGGGAGCACGTGAACCTGACCGGGGACTACATCTGGGGCAGCCAGCAGAAATCAACGGAAAACCCTGTCGGATTGCGCCCACTCAGACCCGTACCCGACACAGTATCGAGGGCCGCATGA
- a CDS encoding recombinase family protein, whose product MLIGYMRVSTDNDRQVLDLQRDALLCAGVDERHLFADHASGSRRDRSGLASALAYLQPGDCLVVWKLDRLGRSLPHLLETVNGLRARGIAFRSLTEQMDTTTPQGEFLFHVFGALAQFERSLTQERVNAGLAAARRRGRQGGRPFGIDPEKLATVITALDAGATKASVCRTFGIPRSTLVDSLARIGWSPGANAQGEKSGISPNTDRGPDRTAV is encoded by the coding sequence ATGCTGATCGGCTACATGCGCGTCTCCACAGATAATGACCGGCAGGTGCTGGATCTACAGCGCGATGCGTTACTTTGCGCCGGCGTCGATGAACGGCACCTATTCGCGGACCATGCCAGTGGCAGCCGGCGGGATCGCTCCGGCCTTGCGTCGGCACTGGCCTATCTTCAACCTGGCGATTGTCTTGTGGTCTGGAAGCTCGACCGACTGGGCCGTTCGTTGCCCCATTTGCTGGAAACCGTGAACGGGCTCCGGGCGCGGGGGATCGCCTTCCGGTCTCTGACCGAACAGATGGATACCACCACACCGCAGGGCGAGTTCCTTTTCCACGTCTTTGGCGCCCTGGCGCAGTTCGAGCGTTCCCTCACTCAAGAGCGGGTGAACGCCGGTCTGGCTGCCGCCCGCCGACGCGGGCGGCAAGGTGGCAGACCTTTCGGAATCGATCCGGAGAAATTGGCCACCGTGATCACCGCGCTCGATGCTGGTGCCACGAAAGCGTCGGTTTGCCGGACTTTTGGCATCCCGCGCAGCACGCTGGTCGACTCCTTGGCCCGGATCGGCTGGTCTCCCGGCGCGAACGCTCAGGGAGAAAAAAGTGGGATATCGCCGAATACTGACCGAGGACCAGATCGTACTGCTGTTTGA